GTGAGTTAGCGTTCTTAAAAAGTACACAAATATTTGTGAGTAACCAAGGCCGTTTCTGGGTAATCTACAGTTCATGCACCACTCTACTGCTTCTCTAAGCACTGGACAGGAGCAGAAGAAAGCAGGTCatgggagagagggacagtgtgACCAGAATCATCTCAAAAGGCCCAAACACAGAGCTCATGAGAGTGCACATTCTCACAGGTACATACTAGGAAATATTCACCTTCCTTTTTTTGGCAGAAGTCAGTTTGTTCCCAGTGTACTAGAATGGAATGGAACAATGAGACTCATTACCAAAAGTGTAGGCTCTTGTCCAGAACTTTGAATTCTCTCTGGGagcagtgggcagagagagatgataAAAAGAGGTAGAAGTTAGCTTTGTATATGTAGCCTACAACTTGAAGGGCCCTCAATAGAGAGGAGAGCAGTGAGGTCCTGAGTTTTGTCCTCACTCCTTAGGAAGACAGAACTATAATTTCATGGGAAAATTCATAGGGCATATATACCCAGGGCTGTATCTTTTCTCCTATGGACTGTATCAGGCCACAGTGGTCTTTAAGGCCATGATAGTCAATGactctctcctctgtccttcaTGCCCTCCCAGGCATAAGGGAATATGGGTCAGGCTGTGGATAATATCCTACGGAGGTTTGCTGAAGATAGTGACTGGTTCCATCTTAACAATTTATGTAGTCTTCTGTCTTGATGATGGGATGGTGTTGATGAACAAGAAGTACCCACCAAGATTTCTGTACCCCAAAGAGTGGCAGCACCTCACTATGTTCATCCTCTTCACCCTCAATGGCTGTGTAGATGTCATGAGCAAGAACTTGCTACCTCAGAGGTGTGTGGTCCTAGAGAAAGGTACCCTGGTCCTGACCTTCTATGTGCTCCTGCTGCTGTTGATGTCACACGGCCAGGACTCAACCGGGATAGAGCTTCAGATTCATTATCTGCTCATCGTGGTGGTGTTCCTGTTGATGCTGGTGTTGACCATAGAGCTGTGGACTCCTGACACATTTCACCTCTTGCTGATTGAGACTTTTCTGTTTCTGACGATGGGCTCCTGGCTGATACAGGGGGGCTTTATTCTGTACAGACCAGTCACTGGCTACCCATGGCAGGATGATGACATCAGTGACATCATGTTTATCACCACCTTCTTCTGTTGGCATGTGATGATCAATGCTTTGTGTCTGCTGGGAATCTATGGAATCTCTTCCTTTTGGCATCATTGTTACTGTCCCAGCTTGAAGCTGATGGAATCCAAAGAAGCTCCACATCACAAGGGCACTACAGGACCCCTCTACAAATTGCTGCGGGAAGTggaacagtcagagaaagatgaccAGGCTCCTCTCCTTTCAAAGAGCTCTCCCTGAGACAGGGCCTAGAATGCCTGGCCCATTGTCCACTCATCTTTTCCCTTGTGTGTTCTCTCAGACACGTGCAATGTACCCTTTTCGGTCCCCAGTGAAGGTAATGGCCATGAAGGAGAGCAGTTGGTCTCCATCTGCTGGTACATCTCCTGCCCTTGATCTTCTAGTTGCTGAGGAGACGAGGAGAGAGGAACCTGAGAAAGAGATGCTGATGGGATTGGTGGGGTGGTAGAGAGGCACCAGGGGAGTAGGAAAGTGTAAAAGCCATGAGGGGCAGAGGATGCGATAGAAGGGAGGCCTTCaaagggaggagagcagagtctAGCAGTCATGCCACCACCAGCTACTTCTCTAGGATTTTACTCAAGGAATAAAAACTTCTCataaatcaaaactgcaataTTGGGTGTTTCTCTTTTCCAGCTTAAGTGACAACACCATGTGGAAACAGATGTGGTACAATTCACTTATCCCATTGAAGTGGTAAGAatctcatatatatttttgaatttgggTAGATTCATATCATTTCGAATTTTGCACATAAAGTGAAAATCAGTAATTTCATATcacaatttttcaaatttccataAGCCAAATTTTCATTAAATGCCACCACATGTCTTATTCCTGACTTCTAATCCAGGCAAAGCAAGCTTATAAGCTACTTGTTTACCACCAGTCCCACCAGCAATCTACTAGATCCTAATTTATTATGTACTACTCTTGTGCCTTTGCCAAATAATAAGGTGTACAATTTAGAAAATGCCAGTGCCAGTATTTAGTACACACATATTTAGTACACAGTTATTTTTTTACCCAGCATTAAATCTCCTTGCACTGCTACCACCAAGAATTccttctccagaaacatttgttatGTTCCTTTGACCTGTAACTCCTCAGCAACTCATCTAATTGTGCTTTGTGATTTTGCCCACACTGCTGATACATTCAgctctgtcctatttctcatgAGGAAGTTTTGCCTCACTGAAAGTTAGGCTCCTTAAGAATGGAGAATTTGTCATATCCTAGTTACCTAATTTGCTTTGCATATTCCAGGATATAACATTGTCCTCTATGTGGTTGATACTTAAGgaagtttcattttcttccagagCCTCCTTTTCCTGTGTCTCCTAAATATAATGTTTGACTGCTCTGTGAACTCTCAGGGAGGCATCTACAGTCTAAAGTCTAAATCATCTAAGCAGTGTGTCCACTCACTTCCTGCTCTGTGTGTAAAATAAAACCTCCACTGACCTATTTGAAAAAGTTTCTCTGTATGTTATTGCTTAGTTTATCTGCATAAGGTACCCCCTGTTGGCTTTCCAGAAGTTTCTACAACTAAGACTCTGATAGGCTAATGTGCCCAAAGACTCATGGCTGGCCAGAGTCAGGACAGAAACCTAAGCTGGCAGGTCTGAAAGTCAAGTGCCTGCTTCTGTAGCCTGGGCTCCACTGACTTCTCTGTAGAGGAGGGGTTGACTGATCCAGACAAGGAATGGGCAGAAAGTAGGCAGTGAGGATACCCACTGTGCATGAATAGAACAGTGCAATTACCCATGCCCCTCCTCCTAAAGAGTATGTTTGTCTCTACCCCCTTGGCTCCTTGGGGTATGAAGAGGCTGATAGGCCCTTGCACTTCTGGCTGGGGCTTATATTTCTAGATACAGGCCAGAGCAGAGCCAGGAACAACATGTTTCTTTGAGTATTTCTAATCCTTCTTGTTTCTCCTGTTACACTTAGTTCCTGAGTGCTTTCCCATTAGTTTTCTTTGGGGCTCCCAatttttttattgccattttaatataatcatggtaaatgatgaagaaatacagaaaacaactcATTGGTCTTAACAAGTTATTTGTGCCCCATTTCTAAACTGCTAAGGAAATctctaataataaattaatttctccTAACATAATACACCATAAAACATACCTTCCAGGCAACATACTTGAATTTAcagaaatgtttttatgtatgtatgtatgtatgtatgtatgtatgtatgtatttatgtattgatttttatttaagtttatttatttatttatttatttatttatttatttattgagagagagagagagcaagtgggggaggggcagagagagggagagagaatcccaagtaggctccttgctatcagtgtggagcctgacatggttcaatcccgcaaactgtgagatcacgacctgagccaaaaccaagagtcagacatttaactggctgagccaccgaggcaccccagaaACCTACTTAAATTAAATATACTTCTAATCAAAAAATTCTCCATGTTATTTTAATTGAATTCAGTaaacttattctaaaatatatctgggaaagaaagatagagaagaccctaggtcttttttttcctagaagaaaAAAGTGAGGAATAAATTGCTTTACCAGCTTTCATAATACACTATAAGAATTCAGTCATTAAAACTGTGGTGTAGGAGAAAGCAAGTATCATCATAGAGCCTTAAATCAACATTGTGTAATGTGACAAAGTCTCCAGAAACAGAAATACATAGtggaaaaattaaatacatgttAAGAATGGGCTCTTCAAAAAATGTGAGGAATAACTGGCTCTGcccttggaaaaacaaaacaaacaaataataatatcCTAGTTTCTATctcatacaacacacacacacacacacacaataatagatagactgaaggaaataaacatgagCAAGTaaacctagaaaaatgttttgaagggATTAAAGGaggatattttatattaaaagacatgaacatttttctgggaaaaaaaactgaaaagattacccattttatttaaatttaccatAACTAAAAGACATAagcaaaagagataaaagagatactgtgaaggatattttcaacaaatggaacagagaaaaataatctgaTGCTCAGGATATACAGAGATGTTCAAACATtagcaaacaaaaaagcaacataatattaaaaaaaacggGCAGAAGATATAAATGACTATGTCTCAGAAGAACAAATGggtaataaatttttaaaaaatgttttaaaaattggttaaccaattttgagaaaaagcagatttttaaaaagtaggatcTTTATTTAATATCAGGTTGTCAAAAATTGTCAAaagtattaaagaaataatactatCTGTTGCTGGAGACCATGTAGGAAAAAAGATGTAGGGAATTATCATACACTGCAGGTGGCAATGTGAATTGGTCTACGTTTCTTTGAAGTCAGTTTGGCAGAGGGTGCCAGAATTTAAAGTGTACATATCCTTCAACAGACAGCTCCACTTTATGCTGTCTGCAGTAGACATGTGTCATATGAGTCTAACACCATCTTTAGACTCATGAAAAGAGCTTCCCAACATTTGAACAATTTCCACTTTATCAGGCTTGCCTTCCTGgtagatctttatttttaattcctggtCTCCCTTGTAGCTAGCTAGGGTACAGTCATGTGACCAATTAGACGCACCCACTTAAGACTTCACCTCACAAGTGAGCAATGTAAGGAAACTGGCTGTGCACAGGGTTGCTATTCTGTAGGAGACTAGTGTCAATGTGTGTTTGTCAACACACTGGTCTGCCCTGTAGTTCTGGGGTCAGTGTCAAAAGCAGCAACCTAAGCCCATTTCGACAGTGCAATTCTGAGCATTGGTCCTTCACACTTAAACCTGAAGTCTTATTCTCCAGCCATCCTAATGATTCTGTGAACTAACTTATCTATTTAAACAAATTCCTTCTCTTAAACTAGCCAGAGTAGATTCTTATTGTCTATAGCTCTGACACAGTATCTATTCTAGAAATACTCACACATCTATACAAAGAGCATATACAAGAATGGTTACTGAAGTATTTTTTCCATGAGgaactttaaataataaactatCACCAGTAGGGAAATGGTTCAATAAATTAGGGAGTACTGTACAGGACTTTAAAAGAACAGGGGAGATCTGTATGTCCTGACAAAAAAGATCTCCAAGATGAAAAAAGCTAACTTCAGAAAATATGGAGCATCTGATCCAGGTTTTGGAGACAGTTATGTTCTTGTTAACTTCAGAAGGTCTTAATTCTTCTTCTTACACCTACCAAGAGCAGTCAGGACCACAGGGCAATTGGAAGAGATGACATCCTGATGGTGTGGACACTTGCTTCATTTAACATACTGTGCAGAAAACTCTCTATCCATCTGAATACTAATCCAATTGGATTTTAGCCTATAACTAATGTGACCATGTAATTTATCATTCAAACTTGAACccttgagaaagaaaaggcaaaattaataCTTGTACTGGGACAACAGGTAAAAACCAAACTCCAACAGACACATTGGGATTCTTGGTTACTTTACCTATAACCTAAAAAAGACATACTGTTTATCTT
Above is a window of Neofelis nebulosa isolate mNeoNeb1 chromosome 15, mNeoNeb1.pri, whole genome shotgun sequence DNA encoding:
- the LOC131496013 gene encoding transmembrane epididymal protein 1-like; its protein translation is MIVNDSLLCPSCPPRHKGIWVRLWIISYGGLLKIVTGSILTIYVVFCLDDGMVLMNKKYPPRFLYPKEWQHLTMFILFTLNGCVDVMSKNLLPQRCVVLEKGTLVLTFYVLLLLLMSHGQDSTGIELQIHYLLIVVVFLLMLVLTIELWTPDTFHLLLIETFLFLTMGSWLIQGGFILYRPVTGYPWQDDDISDIMFITTFFCWHVMINALCLLGIYGISSFWHHCYCPSLKLMESKEAPHHKGTTGPLYKLLREVEQSEKDDQAPLLSKSSP